Proteins co-encoded in one Flavobacterium fluviale genomic window:
- a CDS encoding DUF1624 domain-containing protein has protein sequence MKRQPSIDIVRGIVMIIMALDHVRDLMHVDSITQSPTDLATTSPLLFFTRWITHLCAPIFVFLAGTSVYLSLQNKNNTAETRQLLLKRGLWLILLEFTIVNFGLFFDIGFHTLLFEVIAAIGFGFVLLSLLLKVRSQTLGIVGLVIIFFHNLLALIPFVENSVLKTILTPLFGPAVFPFAGKAFIMGYPPIPWLGIMLVGFATGKFFELAEGQRKRLFLKIGLSALALFTVIRLVNIYGDPALWATQKDPVFTFLSFINVTKYPPSLLFCLVTLGNMFLLLAFAEQFHNTVKKVTLVYGKVPLFYFVVHFYVIHILTLFMLLAQGFNWSQLEFASGTFGRPKSVESGLPLWSIYGIWIFVVALLYKPCQWFGKYKAENNHWWLKYI, from the coding sequence ATGAAACGACAGCCATCTATAGACATTGTACGCGGAATTGTAATGATCATTATGGCACTTGACCATGTTCGGGATTTAATGCATGTCGATTCGATTACACAAAGCCCAACCGATTTAGCGACGACTTCTCCTTTGTTGTTTTTTACACGCTGGATTACGCATTTGTGCGCGCCTATTTTTGTTTTCTTGGCTGGAACTTCGGTATATCTTTCGCTTCAAAACAAAAACAATACAGCAGAAACCAGACAGCTTTTATTAAAAAGAGGACTTTGGTTGATCCTGCTCGAATTTACAATTGTCAATTTTGGATTGTTTTTCGATATTGGATTTCATACCCTTTTATTCGAAGTCATAGCAGCGATAGGATTTGGGTTTGTTCTTTTGAGTTTATTATTAAAAGTCCGTTCTCAAACTTTAGGTATTGTGGGACTTGTAATTATCTTTTTCCATAATCTTCTCGCGCTAATTCCGTTTGTAGAAAATTCAGTTTTAAAAACCATCTTAACTCCTCTCTTTGGGCCAGCTGTTTTTCCGTTTGCAGGAAAAGCATTTATTATGGGCTATCCGCCAATTCCCTGGCTGGGAATTATGCTCGTTGGTTTTGCCACAGGAAAATTCTTTGAACTAGCAGAAGGGCAAAGAAAAAGACTATTCTTAAAAATCGGTTTGAGTGCTTTAGCTTTATTTACGGTAATTCGATTGGTAAATATTTACGGTGATCCCGCTTTATGGGCTACACAAAAAGACCCGGTTTTCACCTTTTTATCATTTATTAATGTAACCAAATATCCACCTTCTCTCCTATTTTGTTTGGTTACTTTAGGCAATATGTTTTTACTGCTCGCTTTTGCAGAACAATTTCATAATACAGTTAAAAAAGTAACTTTGGTTTACGGAAAAGTCCCTTTATTTTATTTCGTCGTTCACTTTTATGTTATTCATATTCTGACGCTTTTTATGCTTTTGGCACAAGGCTTTAATTGGTCTCAACTGGAATTTGCTTCGGGAACTTTTGGCAGACCTAAAAGCGTTGAAAGCGGTTTACCTCTGTGGTCAATTTATGGCATCTGGATTTTTGTTGTGGCACTGCTTTATAAACCTTGCCAATGGTTCGGAAAATATAAGGCTGAAAATAATCATTGGTGGCTGAAATATATTTAA
- a CDS encoding DMP19 family protein, which produces MSNQINKNDNQFKKIDIQKLIQGENINDIIIEIDNYICTLCEWGDKMENLSNAQKFFYYNQNLEREINNGGFSQYFFNSTGDYAHETVDSLIAINANHTAKILKKAIAQFPENKVPKNSNLREEIIEKIEEEANIVWEELENDFFKYEDNLNELNLKFVKENLNSF; this is translated from the coding sequence ATGTCTAATCAAATCAACAAGAATGATAATCAGTTTAAAAAAATTGATATTCAAAAATTAATTCAGGGAGAAAACATTAACGACATTATCATTGAAATTGACAATTATATTTGTACGTTATGCGAATGGGGAGATAAAATGGAAAATTTATCTAACGCTCAAAAATTTTTCTACTATAATCAAAATCTAGAAAGAGAAATAAATAACGGCGGATTTAGTCAATATTTTTTTAATTCTACCGGAGATTATGCACATGAAACAGTAGATTCATTAATCGCCATTAATGCAAATCATACGGCAAAAATTCTGAAGAAAGCAATTGCACAATTCCCAGAAAACAAAGTCCCTAAAAATAGTAACTTACGGGAAGAAATTATTGAAAAAATTGAAGAAGAGGCAAATATAGTGTGGGAAGAACTTGAAAATGATTTTTTTAAATATGAAGATAATTTGAATGAATTAAATTTAAAATTTGTCAAGGAAAATCTAAATTCATTTTAA
- a CDS encoding glutamate synthase subunit beta encodes MGKIGGFKEYNRADESNLAVAERVSNYNEFTIPLAKDKIKEQGSRCMDCGIPFCHSGCPLGNLIPDFNDMVHQEEWQSALEILQSTNNFPEFTGRLCPAPCEKACVLGIIKDPVSIENIEKNIVERGFAEGWIKPQAPKTRTGKTVAVIGSGPAGLAAAQQLNRAGHTVTVFERDNAIGGLLRYGIPNFKLEKEIIDRRVVILEAEGITFKTNVNVGVNFSVEELNAFDSIVLCGGATERRSLPTKGIESKGVVQAMDFLTQQTKVLFGESIPDQIKATGKDVIVIGGGDTGSDCIGTSNRHGAKSVTNFEILPKPPVGRSESTPWPFWPLQLKTSSSHEEGCNRNWLINTKEFISNDKGELTGLKTVEVQWKMTPGQRPELIEKEGSEKIWPCDLALLALGFTGPEKTLSEQLGIETDARSNYKAHNYQTNVPHIFTAGDMRRGQSLIVWAISEGREAAREVDLFLMGSTNLPTKGKGDLPSL; translated from the coding sequence ATGGGTAAAATAGGCGGATTTAAAGAATATAATAGAGCCGACGAAAGTAATTTAGCAGTAGCAGAACGTGTTTCTAACTACAACGAATTTACTATTCCGTTAGCAAAAGATAAAATAAAAGAACAAGGTTCAAGATGTATGGATTGTGGTATTCCTTTTTGCCACAGCGGTTGTCCGTTAGGAAATTTAATTCCAGACTTCAACGATATGGTGCATCAGGAAGAATGGCAGAGTGCATTAGAGATTTTACAGTCTACTAATAACTTTCCAGAATTTACAGGACGCTTATGCCCTGCTCCATGCGAAAAAGCATGTGTATTAGGTATTATTAAAGATCCTGTATCTATCGAAAACATCGAGAAAAACATTGTTGAAAGAGGTTTTGCAGAAGGTTGGATTAAACCACAAGCACCAAAAACAAGAACTGGAAAAACAGTTGCCGTTATTGGCTCTGGACCTGCGGGTCTTGCAGCAGCGCAGCAATTAAACAGAGCGGGTCACACCGTTACTGTTTTTGAAAGAGACAACGCTATTGGAGGTTTATTACGCTACGGAATTCCGAATTTCAAATTAGAAAAAGAAATTATCGACAGACGTGTAGTAATTCTTGAAGCAGAAGGAATCACTTTCAAAACAAACGTAAACGTTGGGGTTAACTTCAGCGTAGAAGAATTAAACGCATTCGATTCTATTGTTTTATGCGGAGGAGCAACAGAAAGAAGAAGCTTGCCAACTAAAGGAATCGAAAGCAAAGGCGTTGTTCAGGCAATGGATTTCTTAACACAGCAGACTAAAGTTTTATTTGGAGAATCAATTCCTGACCAAATTAAAGCAACTGGTAAAGATGTAATCGTTATTGGTGGTGGAGATACTGGTTCTGACTGTATTGGAACTTCAAACAGACACGGAGCAAAATCGGTTACTAACTTTGAGATTTTACCAAAACCTCCAGTTGGAAGAAGTGAGTCAACTCCTTGGCCTTTCTGGCCTTTGCAGTTGAAAACATCATCTTCTCACGAAGAAGGCTGTAACAGAAACTGGTTAATCAATACGAAAGAATTCATTTCTAACGATAAAGGAGAATTAACTGGATTAAAAACGGTTGAAGTACAATGGAAAATGACTCCAGGACAAAGACCTGAATTAATAGAAAAAGAAGGTTCTGAGAAAATCTGGCCTTGCGATTTAGCATTATTAGCTTTAGGATTTACAGGTCCAGAGAAAACTTTAAGCGAGCAATTAGGAATCGAAACTGATGCAAGAAGCAATTACAAAGCGCATAACTATCAAACAAACGTTCCTCACATTTTCACTGCTGGTGATATGAGAAGAGGACAATCATTAATCGTTTGGGCTATTTCAGAAGGTCGCGAAGCAGCAAGAGAGGTAGATTTATTCCTTATGGGATCTACAAACTTGCCTACTAAAGGAAAAGGAGATTTACCGAGTCTTTAA
- the gltB gene encoding glutamate synthase large subunit, whose amino-acid sequence MRVKEQGLYLPEFEHDNCGAGFICNLNGIKSNDIIHKALDILIKLEHRGAVSSDGRTGDGAGILFDIPHDFFKKVCDFEIPEAREYAVGMVFLPKSKNQVSFCINAFEATIKDQNLKILGWRDVPVDVENLGQIAAEKEPTVKQVFVSKNGQNLTEQEFNAKLFAARKIAEHAVRGSKTSESHMFYFTSLSTTTIIYKGLLMPEDISRYYIDLKDPDLVTRLALVHQRFSTNTFPSWDLAQPFRYMCHNGEINTLRGNVSRMRAREELMQSAVFGDDIKKLFPIILEGKSDSASMDMVVELLLMTGRSLPEAMMMVVPEAWEKHQTMSPEKRAFYEFNACIMEPWDGPASIPFTDGNVIGALLDRNGLRPSRYTLTKSGFVIMSSEIGVLDIDPEDVIQHGRLEPGKMFLVDMNEGRIIEDEEVKKAIVTKRPYQEWLDANLLPLAKIPYTNNPTPVEKLDFVTRQKLFGYTIEDLKTIINPMGGQGAEAISSMGNDTPLAVLSDQPQLLYNYFKQLFAQVTNPPLDGIREEIITDISLAIGGDFNIFEIESKQCKKLKIQNPVISNEDLDKIRNIDHADFKSATISTLYKIEKGVNGLERALEKCVQATFKAVNEGCNIIILSDRGVSEELAPIPMLLACSYIHHSLNILQVRSKFGIIIESAEPREPHHFALLFGYGASAINPYMVNEIIYDQVAQGFITGVKADYAIVNYNKAIAKGIVKIMNKIGISTLHSYRAAQIFEILGLNKTFTSKYFPYTPSRIEGIGLMEVEKEVKKRFQKAFPNSKIANLLSLEIGGIYRWRRGGEKHMFNPTTISKLQQAVRLNSPESYKEYSNAVNEQSSNLMTIRGLFEFNNLDPISIDEVEPWTEIVKKFKTGAMSYGSISQEAHENLAIAMNRIGGKSNSGEGGEDPRRFQKEINGDSRNSAIKQVASGRFGVSINYLTNAKEIQIKMAQGAKPGEGGQLPGEKVVPWIAETRNSTPYVGLISPPPHHDIYSIEDLSQLIYDLKNANREARVNVKLVSEVGVGTIAAGVAKAKADVILISGYDGGTGAAPLTSLQHTGIPWELGLAEAQQTLILNDLRSRVVLECDGQLKTGRDVAIAALLGAEEFGFATAPLVASGCIMMRACHLNTCPVGIATQDPELRKNFKGTPEHVINFMYFIAEELREIMAQLGFRTLKEMVGQSQKLNVNKAIKHYKANGLDLSTILYKPEKAKTEPNHNTTTQDHQLENVLDFDIIKEAIPSIYRKEKTRVTFKIKNTDRSVGAILSNEISKIYGAQGLPEDTILVDFEGSAGQSFGAFATNGLSFKIHGNCNDYLGKGLSGGKLIVKVPPTATFKPEDNIIIGNVALYGAITGEAYINGMAGERFCVRNSGATAVVEGIGDHGCEYMTGGTVVVLGKTGRNFAAGMSGGVAYVYDPTKKFDSTVCNMEMVAFDPMEEEDVTKLRRLIKNHSLYTSSPLAKRILADWENEQKHFVKVMPTDYKKALQRIAEEKKIEELIAG is encoded by the coding sequence ATGAGAGTTAAAGAACAAGGGCTTTATCTGCCTGAATTTGAACACGACAATTGTGGTGCAGGATTTATTTGTAATTTGAATGGTATTAAGTCAAATGATATCATTCACAAAGCATTAGACATCTTAATTAAATTGGAACATCGTGGTGCAGTTAGTTCTGATGGACGAACTGGTGACGGGGCCGGAATTTTATTCGACATCCCTCATGATTTTTTTAAGAAAGTTTGTGACTTTGAAATCCCAGAAGCGCGTGAGTATGCAGTAGGAATGGTTTTTTTACCAAAAAGCAAAAACCAGGTTTCTTTTTGTATTAATGCATTTGAAGCAACTATTAAAGATCAAAACTTAAAGATCTTAGGTTGGAGAGATGTACCTGTTGACGTTGAAAATTTAGGGCAAATCGCCGCAGAAAAAGAACCAACAGTTAAACAAGTATTCGTTTCTAAAAACGGACAAAACTTAACTGAACAAGAATTTAATGCAAAACTTTTTGCAGCTAGAAAAATTGCTGAACATGCCGTAAGAGGATCTAAAACTTCTGAAAGCCACATGTTTTATTTTACTAGTTTATCGACAACTACTATAATATATAAAGGTCTATTGATGCCGGAAGACATCAGCCGTTATTATATAGATTTGAAAGATCCAGACTTGGTGACACGTTTAGCGCTTGTACATCAGCGTTTCTCTACAAATACATTCCCTTCTTGGGACTTAGCGCAGCCGTTTAGATACATGTGTCATAATGGTGAGATCAACACACTTCGTGGAAACGTAAGCCGTATGCGTGCTCGTGAAGAGCTTATGCAGAGTGCTGTTTTTGGCGATGATATCAAAAAACTATTCCCAATTATCTTGGAAGGAAAATCAGATTCTGCTTCTATGGATATGGTGGTTGAACTTTTATTAATGACAGGCCGTTCTCTTCCTGAGGCAATGATGATGGTTGTTCCTGAAGCTTGGGAAAAACACCAGACAATGTCTCCAGAAAAAAGAGCATTTTACGAGTTCAACGCTTGTATTATGGAACCTTGGGATGGTCCTGCCTCTATTCCGTTTACAGATGGTAACGTTATTGGAGCTTTACTAGACAGAAACGGACTGCGTCCTTCTCGTTATACATTAACAAAAAGCGGCTTCGTAATTATGTCATCTGAAATTGGTGTCCTAGATATCGATCCAGAAGATGTAATTCAGCACGGTCGTTTAGAGCCAGGAAAAATGTTCTTGGTTGATATGAACGAAGGTCGTATTATTGAAGACGAAGAAGTTAAAAAAGCAATTGTAACAAAACGTCCTTACCAAGAATGGTTAGATGCTAATTTATTGCCTTTAGCTAAAATTCCATACACAAATAACCCAACTCCTGTTGAAAAATTAGATTTCGTAACTAGACAAAAGTTATTTGGTTATACTATTGAAGATTTAAAAACAATCATCAACCCAATGGGAGGCCAGGGAGCTGAAGCAATCAGTTCTATGGGTAACGATACACCTTTGGCAGTATTATCAGACCAGCCTCAATTGTTGTATAACTATTTCAAACAATTATTTGCTCAGGTTACTAACCCGCCTTTGGATGGTATTCGTGAAGAAATTATTACGGATATCAGTTTAGCGATTGGCGGCGATTTCAATATTTTCGAAATTGAATCAAAGCAGTGTAAAAAACTAAAAATCCAAAATCCGGTTATTTCTAACGAGGATTTAGATAAAATCAGAAACATTGATCACGCAGACTTCAAATCGGCTACAATTTCTACTTTATACAAAATAGAAAAAGGAGTAAACGGTTTAGAGCGTGCGCTTGAGAAATGTGTTCAGGCAACTTTTAAAGCGGTTAATGAAGGATGCAACATCATTATTTTATCAGATAGAGGTGTAAGTGAAGAATTAGCTCCAATCCCTATGCTATTGGCTTGTTCATACATTCACCACTCTTTGAACATTTTACAGGTTCGTTCTAAATTCGGAATCATTATCGAATCTGCAGAGCCTCGCGAACCTCATCATTTTGCTTTACTTTTCGGATACGGTGCAAGTGCAATCAATCCATACATGGTAAACGAAATCATTTATGATCAAGTTGCTCAAGGATTTATTACAGGTGTAAAAGCTGATTATGCAATTGTAAACTACAATAAAGCGATTGCAAAAGGAATCGTTAAAATCATGAACAAAATTGGTATCTCTACTTTACATTCGTACAGAGCTGCCCAAATTTTCGAGATTTTAGGTTTAAACAAAACATTTACATCAAAATACTTCCCTTACACTCCATCTAGAATTGAAGGAATTGGTTTAATGGAAGTAGAGAAAGAAGTAAAAAAACGTTTCCAAAAAGCTTTCCCAAATTCAAAAATTGCAAACTTGCTTTCTCTTGAAATTGGAGGTATTTACAGATGGAGACGTGGTGGTGAAAAACACATGTTTAACCCAACCACTATTTCTAAATTACAACAAGCGGTTCGTTTAAACAGCCCAGAAAGTTATAAAGAATACTCTAATGCGGTTAACGAGCAAAGCTCAAACCTAATGACTATTAGAGGTTTATTTGAATTCAACAATTTAGATCCAATTTCTATTGATGAAGTAGAGCCTTGGACAGAAATTGTAAAGAAATTCAAAACCGGAGCAATGTCTTACGGTTCTATCAGTCAAGAAGCACATGAGAACTTGGCAATTGCAATGAACAGAATTGGAGGAAAAAGTAATTCTGGAGAAGGTGGAGAAGATCCAAGACGTTTCCAGAAAGAAATTAACGGAGATTCTAGAAACTCTGCAATTAAACAAGTTGCTTCGGGACGTTTTGGTGTTTCAATCAACTATTTGACAAACGCTAAAGAAATCCAGATTAAAATGGCTCAGGGAGCGAAACCTGGCGAAGGCGGACAGTTACCTGGAGAAAAAGTTGTGCCTTGGATTGCCGAAACGAGAAACTCTACTCCTTATGTAGGTTTGATTTCGCCTCCTCCTCACCACGATATTTATTCTATTGAGGATTTATCTCAGTTGATTTACGATTTGAAAAATGCAAATCGTGAAGCGCGTGTAAACGTAAAATTAGTTTCTGAGGTTGGAGTTGGAACTATTGCTGCTGGTGTTGCCAAAGCAAAAGCTGACGTAATCTTAATTTCTGGTTATGACGGAGGAACGGGTGCTGCACCATTGACATCTTTACAGCACACTGGTATTCCGTGGGAGCTTGGTTTAGCTGAAGCTCAGCAGACTTTAATCTTAAACGATTTAAGAAGCCGTGTAGTTTTAGAATGTGACGGACAGTTGAAAACTGGTCGTGACGTTGCTATTGCAGCATTATTAGGTGCTGAAGAATTTGGTTTTGCAACTGCACCTCTTGTTGCTTCTGGATGTATCATGATGAGAGCTTGTCACTTAAATACCTGCCCGGTTGGTATTGCCACTCAGGATCCTGAATTGAGAAAAAATTTCAAAGGAACTCCAGAGCATGTAATCAACTTCATGTATTTTATTGCTGAAGAGCTGAGAGAAATCATGGCGCAGTTAGGTTTCAGAACTTTAAAAGAAATGGTAGGTCAGTCACAAAAATTAAATGTGAACAAAGCTATCAAACATTATAAAGCAAATGGTTTAGACTTGTCTACAATTCTATACAAACCGGAAAAAGCGAAAACAGAGCCAAATCATAATACAACTACTCAAGATCACCAACTTGAAAACGTATTGGATTTTGACATCATAAAAGAAGCAATTCCGTCTATCTATAGAAAAGAGAAAACAAGAGTAACCTTTAAAATTAAAAATACAGACCGTTCTGTAGGTGCTATTTTGAGTAACGAAATCTCAAAAATATATGGCGCACAAGGTTTACCTGAAGACACTATTTTAGTTGATTTTGAAGGTTCTGCCGGACAAAGTTTTGGTGCTTTTGCAACAAACGGATTGTCGTTTAAAATTCACGGAAACTGTAATGATTACTTAGGAAAAGGTCTTTCTGGAGGAAAACTAATTGTAAAAGTACCTCCTACTGCAACCTTCAAACCTGAAGATAACATCATTATTGGAAACGTTGCCCTTTACGGAGCTATTACCGGAGAGGCATATATTAATGGAATGGCCGGCGAGCGTTTCTGTGTTAGAAATTCTGGAGCAACAGCCGTTGTTGAAGGAATTGGAGATCACGGATGCGAATATATGACCGGTGGTACAGTGGTAGTCTTAGGAAAAACAGGAAGAAACTTCGCAGCTGGTATGAGCGGTGGTGTAGCTTACGTTTACGATCCAACTAAGAAATTCGATTCGACAGTATGTAACATGGAAATGGTTGCATTTGACCCGATGGAAGAAGAGGACGTTACCAAACTAAGACGATTGATCAAAAATCATTCATTGTACACAAGCAGTCCATTAGCAAAAAGAATTTTAGCAGACTGGGAAAATGAACAAAAGCACTTCGTAAAAGTAATGCCAACTGATTACAAGAAAGCATTACAACGAATTGCAGAAGAGAAAAAAATAGAAGAATTAATAGCTGGATAA
- the sucC gene encoding ADP-forming succinate--CoA ligase subunit beta, translating to MNIHEYQGKEILASYGVRVQRGIVANNAVEAVAAAKQLTAETGTGWHVIKAQIHAGGRGKGGGVKLAKNLQQVEELAEQIIGMQLITPQTPPEGKKVNKILVAEDVYYPGESETSEFYVSVLLNRGTGRNMIMYSTEGGMDIEEVAEHTPHLIFTEEIDPSVGLQGFQARRVAFNLGLSGNAFKEMVKFIDALYNAYIGSDASMFEINPVLKTSDNKILAVDAKVNIDDNALYRQPKYAEMRDVREENPIEVEAKEVGLNYVDLDGTVGCMVNGAGLAMATMDLIKYAGFEPANFLDVGGTADAKRVETAFRIILKDPNVKAILINIFGGIVRCDRVAQGVVDAYKNMGDAINVPIIVRLQGTNAEIAKELIDNSGMPILSAVQFQEAADQVKAALS from the coding sequence ATGAACATACACGAATATCAAGGAAAAGAAATTTTAGCGAGTTACGGAGTACGCGTACAACGCGGAATTGTGGCTAACAATGCGGTTGAAGCTGTAGCTGCTGCAAAACAATTAACTGCCGAAACTGGTACAGGATGGCATGTAATAAAAGCGCAAATTCACGCAGGTGGTCGTGGAAAAGGTGGTGGAGTTAAGCTGGCAAAAAACTTACAACAAGTTGAAGAGTTAGCAGAACAAATCATCGGAATGCAATTGATCACGCCTCAGACTCCTCCTGAAGGTAAAAAAGTAAACAAAATATTAGTTGCAGAAGATGTTTACTATCCAGGTGAAAGCGAAACTTCTGAATTTTATGTTTCTGTTTTATTGAATAGAGGTACAGGACGCAACATGATTATGTATTCTACTGAAGGTGGAATGGATATCGAAGAAGTTGCTGAGCACACACCGCACTTAATCTTTACTGAAGAAATTGATCCATCTGTTGGATTACAGGGTTTCCAAGCTAGAAGAGTTGCTTTCAACTTAGGTCTTTCTGGAAATGCTTTCAAAGAAATGGTGAAATTCATCGATGCATTATACAATGCTTACATTGGTTCTGATGCTTCTATGTTTGAAATCAACCCAGTTTTAAAAACTTCTGATAACAAAATCTTAGCTGTTGATGCTAAAGTAAATATCGACGATAACGCTTTATACAGACAACCTAAATATGCTGAAATGAGAGATGTCCGCGAGGAGAATCCAATCGAAGTTGAAGCTAAAGAAGTTGGTCTAAACTACGTTGATCTTGACGGTACTGTAGGATGTATGGTAAACGGAGCTGGTCTTGCAATGGCAACTATGGACTTAATTAAATACGCTGGTTTTGAGCCTGCTAACTTCCTTGACGTAGGAGGAACTGCTGACGCTAAGCGTGTTGAAACTGCTTTCAGAATTATCTTGAAAGATCCAAACGTAAAAGCTATTTTGATTAACATCTTTGGAGGAATCGTTCGTTGTGACCGTGTTGCTCAAGGTGTTGTTGATGCTTACAAAAACATGGGAGACGCTATCAATGTGCCAATTATCGTTCGTTTGCAAGGAACAAATGCTGAAATTGCAAAAGAATTAATTGACAACTCTGGTATGCCAATCTTATCTGCAGTTCAATTCCAAGAAGCTGCTGACCAAGTTAAAGCTGCACTTTCTTAA
- a CDS encoding DUF5694 domain-containing protein, translating into MQKIILLLAFLTFNLSSAQAKKKQILLVGTFHYANPGLDVAQLNNFNIMSEKSQKELEIMSDKIKKFGPDKIFVEWEFSKQTELDKFYNKNTDSLFKASKNEITQLALRTAKKLNHKKLYGMNLYTSFPYDSLMMSMEKANQKDLLERNKATTQSFEKIHNEKIAKSSLQEMMLYYNKKQTENENLQWYLEIANRAGNPDDFTGPSLVSNWYKRNLYMYSLIQKLTESKDNKIMVLVGAGHASIIRELITHDPTFELIELSTVLK; encoded by the coding sequence ATGCAAAAAATCATTTTATTACTAGCTTTTTTAACATTTAACTTATCTTCTGCTCAAGCAAAGAAAAAACAAATCTTATTGGTTGGAACTTTTCATTATGCGAATCCAGGTCTTGATGTTGCTCAACTCAATAATTTCAACATCATGTCTGAGAAAAGCCAAAAGGAACTTGAAATAATGAGTGACAAAATCAAAAAATTTGGCCCTGATAAAATATTTGTAGAATGGGAATTTAGCAAACAAACCGAATTAGATAAATTTTATAATAAAAACACCGACAGTCTTTTTAAAGCCAGTAAAAATGAAATAACACAGCTGGCACTTCGAACTGCTAAAAAACTGAATCATAAAAAATTATATGGAATGAACCTTTATACTTCTTTTCCATACGACAGTTTAATGATGTCAATGGAGAAAGCAAACCAAAAGGACTTACTGGAGAGAAATAAAGCGACGACGCAAAGCTTCGAAAAAATTCATAATGAAAAAATAGCAAAAAGTTCATTACAAGAAATGATGCTGTATTACAATAAAAAACAAACTGAAAATGAAAATCTTCAGTGGTATTTGGAAATAGCAAATAGAGCTGGAAATCCAGATGATTTTACAGGACCGTCCTTAGTTTCAAATTGGTACAAAAGGAACTTATATATGTATTCTTTAATTCAGAAATTAACTGAAAGTAAAGATAATAAGATAATGGTTTTAGTCGGTGCCGGCCATGCTTCAATTATTAGAGAGCTCATAACACATGATCCTACATTTGAACTTATTGAATTATCCACTGTTTTGAAATAA
- a CDS encoding sensor histidine kinase — MKLKIPFYYHIILFLGLFLTYCVWDYGINNRIAILQQTKLYFWIISTFMLSVFVVYILNFYTVCDWFLNKKRIHFYFLSIPFSLLLFAGVRYFFQEVIMFQFTGVHNYFDEAREITYYIKDNFFFGLPAVIFSALSYLFWQSQYSQKQNQELLLENKKAEFQMLKAQVSPHFLFNTLNSFYSQLILKDDKMADDVLVLSDLLRYVITETDKDEAILSKEIQFIQNYIHLQKKRFEDQLYLDFTIEGNYDSEKIISSALIHFVENVFKHGKINSEEERAVISIKIKEDFLEISTFNYNAEGENYSSTGIGFENLTKRLDYMYKDQFILEKTEENNTFKTYLKIPLKK, encoded by the coding sequence ATGAAACTTAAAATACCTTTTTACTACCATATTATTCTCTTCCTCGGATTGTTTTTAACGTACTGTGTTTGGGATTACGGAATAAATAACCGAATTGCAATTTTACAGCAGACCAAACTCTATTTCTGGATTATATCTACTTTTATGCTTTCCGTTTTTGTAGTTTATATTCTTAATTTCTATACCGTCTGTGATTGGTTTCTCAATAAAAAGAGAATTCATTTTTACTTTTTAAGCATTCCTTTTTCTTTACTTCTTTTTGCTGGTGTCAGATACTTTTTTCAGGAAGTTATTATGTTTCAGTTTACGGGAGTTCATAATTATTTTGATGAAGCAAGAGAGATAACTTACTATATAAAAGACAATTTTTTCTTTGGTTTGCCTGCTGTAATTTTCAGTGCTTTGAGCTACCTGTTTTGGCAGTCTCAATATTCACAAAAGCAAAATCAGGAATTGCTTTTAGAGAATAAAAAGGCTGAATTTCAGATGCTAAAAGCGCAAGTTAGCCCGCATTTTTTATTTAATACTTTAAATTCTTTTTACAGTCAATTGATTTTAAAAGATGATAAAATGGCTGATGATGTTTTAGTACTTTCTGATTTACTTCGATATGTAATTACCGAAACAGACAAAGATGAAGCGATACTTTCAAAAGAGATTCAATTCATTCAAAATTACATTCATTTACAGAAAAAAAGATTTGAAGATCAGTTATATCTGGATTTTACAATTGAAGGAAATTATGATTCAGAAAAAATCATTTCTTCGGCATTAATTCATTTTGTTGAGAATGTTTTTAAGCATGGAAAAATTAACAGTGAAGAGGAAAGAGCTGTTATTTCGATTAAAATAAAAGAGGATTTTTTAGAGATTTCGACTTTCAATTATAATGCAGAAGGCGAAAATTATTCTTCCACAGGAATTGGTTTTGAAAACTTGACAAAGAGACTTGATTACATGTATAAAGATCAATTTATACTAGAAAAAACAGAAGAAAATAATACCTTTAAAACATACTTAAAAATACCGCTAAAAAAATAA